The Marinilongibacter aquaticus genome has a window encoding:
- a CDS encoding PepSY-associated TM helix domain-containing protein translates to MKLKGLKARAYNIMFHVHTVSGIVLSVVLFVIFYAGAFTLFKSEFNSWENPQMRGLAMHDLKISKVLSAIESQTCGNVNWNEDVRIAPPRKNKPAIGVFGHLNTAGPSEGRFDFLLNPLDYTPIEAKGTVGETLFRLHFLDQIPAIGRYLAGFVSLFFLFASLTGLLIHWRNIFTKFWSFSLKGAKKQFWANAHTVMGFLGLPFQLMYAVTGAFYLLLPLILLPAVGMLYAGNVNSVYKIVYPSYGIAYSDRAEPAENLDNLEALYSQVLHENPDLEITYIGIKNFNRKDGTVNFSVRHKSPESFDNSGSIGYRLSTRAELYSQIPQKNKGYVQQVINGMGQLHFATFGGLLLKSTYFILALLTCFMVLAGVVLWREARQNKSFTVRQKHFHSRTTTIYLAICLSLIPAVPLLFASELIVPASQGHKLAVNTIFFTAWLILGIFGVFLKKDRLLVHWYLFLSALFSLSVPLSNGYKTGYWPWISLLKKEYGVALTDAFWLCAGLFQLFLFLYAIRKTAPFGNSRVNRQSAPSFENKAKRV, encoded by the coding sequence ATGAAACTGAAAGGACTTAAGGCCAGGGCCTACAATATAATGTTTCATGTGCATACTGTATCCGGGATCGTGCTCAGTGTGGTACTCTTTGTGATTTTCTACGCCGGGGCGTTCACTCTGTTCAAATCCGAATTCAATTCGTGGGAAAACCCTCAGATGAGGGGGCTGGCCATGCATGATTTGAAGATATCCAAGGTACTTTCGGCAATCGAGTCTCAAACCTGCGGCAACGTGAACTGGAATGAAGACGTCCGTATCGCTCCGCCACGGAAAAACAAGCCCGCAATCGGGGTATTCGGCCATTTGAATACCGCCGGGCCATCCGAAGGGCGTTTTGATTTTCTGCTCAACCCCTTGGATTACACACCCATAGAGGCCAAAGGCACCGTGGGCGAAACGCTCTTCCGCTTACACTTCCTGGATCAAATCCCCGCAATTGGGCGTTATCTTGCCGGCTTCGTTTCATTGTTCTTCCTCTTTGCCAGCCTTACGGGCCTACTAATTCATTGGCGGAACATTTTCACCAAATTTTGGTCCTTTTCACTAAAAGGGGCAAAAAAACAATTTTGGGCCAATGCCCATACGGTGATGGGCTTTTTAGGGCTTCCCTTCCAGTTGATGTATGCCGTCACGGGAGCTTTCTATTTGCTCCTTCCCCTCATCCTTCTTCCCGCAGTGGGCATGCTCTACGCCGGAAACGTAAACAGTGTATACAAAATCGTATACCCTTCCTATGGCATCGCATATTCGGACAGGGCCGAGCCGGCTGAAAATCTGGATAATCTGGAAGCTTTGTACTCACAAGTCCTTCATGAAAACCCGGATCTTGAAATCACGTATATTGGAATCAAGAATTTCAACCGCAAGGACGGAACCGTCAACTTTTCGGTCAGGCATAAATCGCCCGAAAGCTTCGACAACTCTGGTTCCATCGGCTACCGGCTTTCGACCCGAGCGGAACTTTATTCCCAGATTCCGCAAAAAAACAAAGGCTACGTCCAGCAGGTGATCAACGGCATGGGGCAATTGCATTTTGCCACCTTTGGCGGATTGCTGCTGAAAAGCACATATTTCATACTGGCCCTGCTCACTTGTTTCATGGTCTTGGCCGGGGTTGTACTTTGGCGGGAGGCCAGACAGAACAAGAGTTTCACCGTACGGCAAAAACATTTCCACTCCCGTACCACCACGATATACCTGGCCATCTGCTTGAGCTTAATTCCCGCCGTGCCCCTTCTCTTTGCAAGCGAACTAATTGTCCCTGCATCGCAAGGACACAAATTGGCTGTGAATACCATTTTCTTCACCGCTTGGCTAATACTGGGCATATTTGGCGTATTTCTCAAAAAGGACCGGCTCTTGGTGCATTGGTACCTGTTCCTATCGGCTCTATTCTCCCTCTCGGTTCCACTTTCAAACGGCTACAAGACGGGGTATTGGCCATGGATAAGCCTTTTGAAAAAGGAATACGGGGTCGCACTGACGGATGCCTTCTGGCTTTGTGCCGGCCTTTTTCAACTTTTCCTGTTTCTTTACGCCATAAGAAAAACGGCACCTTTTGGCAATTCCCGTGTCAACCGACAATCGGCCCCTTCATTTGAAAACAAGGCAAAACGGGTCTGA